In a single window of the Natronosalvus caseinilyticus genome:
- a CDS encoding glycerate kinase type-2 family protein, translated as MDVPRITVEDYDALASSEPRAVALDCLIAGTDATHPRRVVFDALALEDEHLTVTPVAGPSQTYDLEAYDDVVVIGGGNAAGHVAAALESLLGDRIDGGVVVTDDPVETDRIDVMPGDHPVPSERGLEGANAVLERAANAGPDDLVLGCLTGGGSALLPAPAENVSLEDLRKTTEALLASGAPIDELNVVRKHLSRFKGGNLARAAAPATVVGLLVSDVAGDDQSVIASGPLSPDETTFADALDVFERYGIGAPKSVLEHLRRGADGNERETPTDDDPAFDDVDCHVVANANTALEAAREVAVDRGYAPLVLSSSVRGEAREAAKTQVAIAEEIARTGKPVEPPAVVLSGGETTVTLVDDYGRGGPNQEFVLGGALELAVPAVVASVDTDGIDGATDAAGAIADQRTVSRDGSLDPLKARRALERNDAYPTLEAANALIRTGATGTNVNDLRVLVVERGVADQ; from the coding sequence ATGGATGTCCCACGGATCACCGTCGAGGACTACGACGCACTCGCCTCGAGCGAACCGCGAGCGGTCGCTCTGGACTGTCTGATCGCGGGGACCGATGCCACCCACCCACGACGGGTCGTCTTCGACGCGCTCGCGCTCGAGGACGAGCACCTCACTGTCACCCCGGTCGCCGGCCCATCACAAACCTACGACCTCGAGGCGTACGACGACGTCGTCGTTATCGGCGGCGGAAACGCCGCAGGCCACGTGGCCGCGGCGCTCGAGTCCCTACTGGGGGATCGAATCGACGGCGGCGTCGTGGTCACCGACGACCCCGTCGAAACCGACCGGATCGACGTGATGCCCGGCGATCACCCCGTCCCCTCCGAACGCGGTCTCGAGGGGGCGAACGCGGTCCTCGAACGGGCCGCGAACGCTGGCCCGGACGACCTCGTCCTCGGCTGTCTCACCGGGGGTGGGAGCGCTCTCCTTCCGGCACCCGCCGAGAACGTTTCGCTCGAGGACCTCCGGAAAACTACCGAGGCACTGCTCGCCAGCGGTGCGCCCATCGACGAGCTCAACGTCGTCCGGAAACACCTCTCGAGGTTCAAGGGCGGGAATCTCGCCCGCGCCGCGGCTCCTGCGACCGTCGTCGGGTTGCTCGTCAGCGACGTCGCCGGAGACGACCAGAGCGTGATCGCCAGCGGACCGCTCTCGCCCGACGAGACGACCTTCGCGGACGCGCTCGACGTGTTCGAGCGGTACGGCATCGGCGCTCCGAAGTCGGTTCTCGAGCACCTCCGACGCGGAGCCGACGGCAACGAACGAGAGACGCCAACCGACGACGATCCCGCGTTCGACGACGTCGACTGCCACGTCGTCGCCAATGCGAACACGGCGCTCGAGGCAGCCCGCGAGGTCGCCGTCGACCGCGGCTACGCGCCGCTCGTACTATCCTCGTCCGTGCGAGGCGAAGCACGCGAGGCCGCGAAAACGCAGGTCGCCATTGCCGAGGAAATTGCCCGGACGGGGAAGCCAGTAGAGCCACCAGCCGTCGTCCTCTCGGGCGGGGAAACCACTGTCACGCTTGTGGACGATTACGGTCGAGGCGGTCCGAACCAGGAGTTCGTTCTCGGTGGGGCGCTCGAACTCGCGGTCCCGGCGGTCGTCGCCAGCGTCGACACCGACGGCATCGACGGTGCGACGGACGCGGCGGGAGCCATCGCCGACCAGCGAACCGTCTCCCGCGACGGCTCACTCGATCCGCTGAAAGCGCGACGAGCGCTCGAGCGGAACGACGCCTATCCGACGCTCGAGGCGGCCAACGCGCTGATTCGGACGGGAGCGACTGGAACGAACGTCAACGATCTTCGAGTTCTCGTCGTGGAACGGGGCGTCGCCGATCAGTAA
- a CDS encoding YlbF family regulator, translating to MSVETAPDPTETDVESLGEALGEAITTLPEYEAFEEAQRAVETDEEVQTKIDEFERVRQEFMMARQTGTASQEDLQHLQETQQELHAMEPMADFLEAKGDLTARLESINRAISDPLAVDFGSEAGGCCHD from the coding sequence ATGAGCGTCGAAACCGCCCCCGACCCGACCGAGACTGACGTCGAATCCCTCGGCGAAGCACTCGGCGAAGCTATCACGACCCTGCCCGAGTACGAGGCCTTCGAGGAGGCCCAGCGCGCCGTCGAAACGGACGAAGAAGTTCAGACGAAAATCGACGAATTCGAGCGCGTGCGCCAGGAGTTCATGATGGCCCGCCAGACGGGGACGGCCTCCCAGGAGGACTTACAACACCTCCAGGAGACCCAGCAGGAACTGCACGCGATGGAGCCGATGGCCGACTTCCTCGAGGCGAAAGGCGACCTGACGGCGCGTCTCGAGTCGATCAACCGGGCGATTTCGGACCCGCTCGCGGTGGACTTCGGCAGCGAGGCTGGCGGCTGTTGTCACGACTGA
- a CDS encoding methionyl-tRNA formyltransferase: protein MTADSEHSIVYVGCTAPGNQVLESLLEHDLPIDSVVTIDPEMAAANAVSGYASLRPTAEAHDLEVYHPRTYSMTDAADLDHFRTIDPDLLIVNGWQRLIPEAILETATYGALGNHGSAFGLPKGRGRSPLNWSLIEDRDRFLLSVIRLDPGADSGDVVTTRKFDITEFDTIETLYYKVSMCLEAMLVEVVEPILEGERPFEPQTGEPTYYPKRTPEDGELHWANGTRELYNLVRAVADPYPGAFTYVDVDGDVGGDSNLDATSNDDASRNGLEQVMIWDAIPFSSDLAKSPPPGTIVEVFWTDEFVVATGDGTLLVREWEVDSSSNSDWEPAVGDRFESRGEPNRVDRPDHHENLSSSGSDSGSGSNTDSDSNSDQGDRNA from the coding sequence ATGACCGCCGACAGCGAACACTCGATCGTCTACGTCGGGTGTACCGCACCCGGGAACCAGGTGCTCGAGTCCCTCCTCGAGCACGACCTGCCCATCGACTCGGTCGTGACGATCGACCCCGAGATGGCCGCGGCGAACGCCGTCTCTGGCTACGCCTCCCTCCGACCGACCGCGGAAGCCCACGATCTCGAGGTGTACCACCCTCGGACGTACTCGATGACCGACGCGGCCGACCTGGATCACTTCCGGACGATCGATCCCGACCTCCTGATCGTCAACGGCTGGCAGCGACTGATCCCGGAGGCGATCCTCGAGACGGCTACCTACGGCGCGCTCGGAAATCACGGCAGCGCGTTCGGCCTGCCGAAGGGTCGCGGCCGCTCGCCGCTCAACTGGTCGCTCATCGAGGACCGCGACCGGTTCCTCCTCTCGGTAATTCGACTGGACCCCGGCGCCGACTCCGGGGACGTGGTGACGACCAGAAAGTTCGATATCACCGAGTTCGATACAATCGAAACGCTGTACTACAAGGTCTCGATGTGTCTCGAAGCGATGCTCGTCGAGGTCGTCGAGCCGATTCTCGAGGGCGAGCGGCCCTTCGAACCGCAGACTGGAGAGCCGACGTACTATCCGAAGCGCACTCCCGAGGACGGCGAGCTGCACTGGGCGAACGGGACTCGAGAACTGTACAATCTCGTTCGAGCGGTAGCCGATCCCTACCCGGGCGCGTTCACCTACGTCGACGTCGACGGCGACGTTGGCGGCGATTCGAACCTCGACGCGACCAGCAACGACGACGCCTCCCGAAACGGTCTCGAGCAGGTCATGATCTGGGACGCCATTCCGTTCTCGTCGGACCTCGCGAAGTCGCCTCCGCCCGGGACGATCGTCGAGGTCTTCTGGACCGACGAGTTCGTCGTCGCGACCGGTGACGGAACCTTGCTCGTCCGTGAGTGGGAAGTGGACTCGAGTTCGAACTCGGACTGGGAACCCGCCGTCGGCGATCGGTTCGAGTCCCGCGGCGAACCGAATCGCGTTGACCGGCCCGACCACCACGAGAATCTCTCGAGTTCGGGTTCGGATTCAGGTTCGGGTTCGAACACAGATTCGGATTCAAATTCAGATCAGGGTGACCGGAATGCCTGA
- a CDS encoding universal stress protein: protein MSTILLAVDRDEDRAVAQAESIVELELESASTRVRVVHIFTNNPEGASVTQLGAVRRAKAVLEGAGFDVEVEGRSGDPVDEILDAADEHDADVITIAGRKRSPAGKALFGSVAQGVFLNTNRSVLLCSERDA, encoded by the coding sequence ATGTCCACGATCCTGCTGGCAGTCGATCGAGACGAGGACCGGGCGGTCGCACAAGCGGAGTCCATCGTCGAGCTCGAACTCGAGTCGGCGTCAACCCGAGTCAGAGTCGTCCACATCTTCACCAATAATCCCGAAGGGGCGTCCGTCACACAGCTCGGTGCCGTTCGTCGAGCGAAGGCGGTGCTCGAGGGCGCCGGGTTCGACGTCGAGGTGGAGGGGAGAAGTGGTGATCCCGTCGACGAAATCCTCGACGCCGCGGACGAACACGACGCGGATGTCATTACGATTGCCGGTCGAAAACGGTCGCCGGCCGGAAAGGCACTGTTCGGCAGCGTGGCCCAGGGTGTGTTCCTCAACACGAACCGGTCTGTCTTGCTATGCAGTGAACGGGACGCCTGA
- the dph2 gene encoding diphthamide biosynthesis enzyme Dph2, with translation MSQESEYSEGDLRNTGMSLKHDREWDYELERIVEAVEEKDAKKIGLQFPEGLKRRGPKVADDLRELVPEDATIMLSGQPCYGACDLDTYLMKRTDVFVHFGHSPMKDTDKVIYVPLFSNVEVTPIIEEALETLEPAEETPDVGLVTTAQHMNRFEEMRVYLEDRGYDVKTRRGDDRLTHEGQVLGCNYASADVPADQVLYVGGGKFHPLGLAMEHPDKHVVIADPVNNVVTVADTEKFMKQRYGAVHRAMDAEKWGVIFCTKIGQGRWEMAQEILEGNDDAYLITMDEVTPDRLRNFDMDAFVNTGCPRITTDDGPRFHKPMLTPGEYEIAVGNEPLESLEFDTFHGTW, from the coding sequence ATGAGCCAGGAGTCGGAGTACAGCGAGGGTGACCTCCGGAACACGGGAATGTCCCTCAAACACGACCGGGAGTGGGACTACGAACTCGAGCGAATCGTCGAGGCCGTCGAGGAGAAGGACGCGAAGAAAATTGGGTTGCAGTTTCCCGAGGGATTGAAACGCCGCGGGCCGAAGGTGGCCGACGACCTCCGGGAACTGGTCCCCGAGGACGCGACGATCATGCTCTCGGGCCAGCCCTGCTACGGGGCCTGCGACCTCGACACCTACCTGATGAAACGCACCGACGTGTTCGTCCACTTCGGCCACTCGCCGATGAAGGACACGGACAAGGTCATCTACGTCCCGCTGTTCTCGAACGTCGAGGTGACGCCGATCATCGAGGAAGCCCTCGAGACCCTCGAGCCGGCCGAGGAGACGCCGGACGTCGGACTCGTCACCACCGCCCAGCACATGAACCGGTTCGAGGAGATGCGCGTGTACCTCGAAGATCGCGGCTACGACGTGAAGACGCGTCGCGGCGACGACCGCCTGACCCACGAAGGGCAGGTGCTGGGGTGCAACTACGCCAGCGCGGACGTCCCCGCCGACCAGGTGCTCTACGTCGGCGGCGGCAAGTTCCACCCGCTGGGGCTGGCGATGGAACACCCGGACAAGCACGTCGTCATCGCCGACCCGGTCAACAACGTCGTCACCGTCGCCGATACGGAGAAGTTCATGAAACAGCGCTACGGCGCCGTCCACCGCGCGATGGACGCCGAAAAGTGGGGCGTCATCTTCTGTACCAAAATCGGGCAGGGCCGCTGGGAGATGGCCCAGGAGATCCTCGAGGGCAACGACGACGCCTACCTCATCACGATGGACGAAGTCACCCCCGACCGCCTGCGCAACTTCGATATGGACGCCTTCGTCAACACCGGCTGTCCCCGGATCACGACCGACGATGGGCCGCGATTTCACAAGCCGATGCTGACCCCCGGCGAGTACGAAATCGCCGTCGGAAACGAACCCCTCGAGAGCCTCGAGTTCGACACGTTCCACGGGACCTGGTAG
- a CDS encoding glucoamylase, translated as MTCSQQTTDGIAFQHSKAIANPEFHLDVLDELTYEAEVEGGVPLASDPDNRYPYAYPRDIASITRAWLTAIRHDVRPTECLNRILESARFMIAVEDDGRWYQRYALDGTEQGIYRQEDNVAHGIRIIAHAVVALETVTGLEAADEAFLSAAVEAIDAAVAHARRDLYDANAHLIESTTSIHEGAIESGYTLWVNCAFLAGFRQALDAFERIDAATNIAVDAERDHIEEFLNRLEPGVKRCFAVDDVPVPRRFTPDGERDDRPDITLLAPTYFDLEDLFGDQAIRAAERAAAGLEDPRLGGLQRFRGFHRDHEVHQHGGTGPWMQYTAWHAQYRYDRGELDRGDDVLSTIVSHADDDGFIPEHLSTRDRFEQFRAREWNTGVDFDKEFDPDVLRDVPFDRVVEELESMRRAYDGMAEALEESEVIAFAAPLAWCHAEFLTALLKRANE; from the coding sequence ATGACCTGTTCTCAGCAGACGACGGACGGTATCGCCTTTCAGCACTCCAAAGCGATCGCGAACCCAGAATTCCATCTCGACGTGCTGGACGAACTCACCTACGAAGCCGAGGTCGAGGGTGGGGTACCCCTCGCAAGCGATCCGGACAATCGGTATCCCTACGCATATCCGCGTGACATTGCCTCGATCACCCGCGCGTGGCTGACGGCGATCCGACACGATGTGCGACCGACGGAGTGTCTGAACCGGATTCTCGAATCGGCCCGTTTCATGATTGCCGTCGAGGATGACGGCCGCTGGTATCAACGATACGCGCTCGACGGGACCGAACAGGGCATCTACCGGCAGGAGGACAACGTCGCCCACGGCATCCGAATTATCGCTCACGCCGTGGTCGCCCTCGAGACCGTGACAGGTCTGGAAGCGGCCGACGAGGCGTTTCTCTCTGCGGCCGTCGAGGCGATCGACGCCGCAGTGGCACATGCGCGGCGCGACCTCTACGACGCTAACGCTCATCTGATCGAGAGCACCACGAGTATTCACGAGGGAGCGATCGAATCCGGCTACACCCTCTGGGTCAACTGCGCGTTCCTTGCCGGCTTTCGGCAAGCACTCGACGCCTTCGAACGGATCGACGCCGCTACAAACATTGCAGTCGATGCGGAGCGAGACCATATCGAGGAATTTCTGAACCGTCTCGAGCCTGGTGTAAAGCGGTGCTTCGCGGTCGACGACGTTCCAGTCCCCCGGCGCTTTACGCCGGACGGAGAGCGCGACGACCGTCCCGATATCACACTTCTGGCACCCACGTACTTCGACCTCGAGGATCTGTTTGGAGATCAGGCGATTCGAGCCGCTGAACGGGCCGCAGCGGGGTTAGAAGATCCGCGACTCGGGGGACTCCAGCGATTCCGCGGCTTCCACCGCGACCACGAAGTCCACCAGCACGGTGGTACAGGCCCCTGGATGCAGTACACGGCGTGGCATGCGCAGTATCGGTACGATCGAGGCGAACTCGATCGCGGTGACGACGTGCTTTCGACGATCGTTAGTCACGCGGACGACGATGGCTTCATCCCCGAGCACCTCTCGACGCGCGACCGGTTCGAACAGTTCCGAGCGCGGGAGTGGAACACTGGCGTTGACTTCGATAAGGAGTTCGACCCGGACGTGCTCCGCGACGTTCCCTTCGACCGTGTCGTCGAGGAACTCGAGTCCATGCGGAGGGCGTACGACGGGATGGCTGAGGCCCTCGAAGAGAGCGAGGTCATCGCTTTTGCGGCACCTCTGGCGTGGTGTCACGCCGAGTTCTTGACCGCGCTACTCAAACGGGCCAACGAGTAA
- a CDS encoding MBL fold metallo-hydrolase, translated as MATSDWGDWLPNAIESADPDGVAIWYLGCNGFVLKGREGTTIYVDPYVGLGDPPRTVRMVPVPFDPEDVDHADAVLVTHEHTDHVHGPSQAPVLANSSATLYGPDDSLAVAREDEAWTDNWDVRDDQFAEVTEGDTVEIGEFTVHVEAANDPDATHPVSYVIEHEAGTVFHGGDTKPPEDDSFERIGEAYDLDLGILAFGTVGTIPDKETGEPERTRWYNDENQIIECAEVLELETLLPSHWDMWKGLTADPKVLHHHARSFDHPERLEVVEIGDRVDLG; from the coding sequence ATGGCAACGAGCGACTGGGGAGACTGGCTCCCGAACGCGATCGAATCGGCCGACCCCGACGGGGTCGCGATCTGGTACCTGGGCTGTAACGGCTTCGTCCTGAAGGGACGCGAGGGGACGACCATCTACGTCGATCCCTACGTCGGCCTGGGCGACCCGCCACGGACGGTACGGATGGTTCCAGTCCCCTTCGACCCCGAGGACGTCGACCACGCCGACGCCGTCCTGGTCACCCACGAACACACCGACCACGTCCATGGCCCGAGTCAGGCGCCGGTGCTGGCGAACTCGAGCGCCACGCTGTACGGCCCCGACGACAGCCTCGCGGTCGCGCGCGAAGACGAAGCGTGGACCGACAACTGGGACGTGAGGGACGACCAGTTCGCGGAAGTGACGGAGGGAGACACCGTCGAGATCGGCGAGTTCACGGTCCACGTCGAGGCGGCCAACGACCCCGACGCGACCCACCCCGTGAGCTACGTGATCGAACACGAGGCGGGCACGGTGTTCCACGGCGGCGACACCAAACCCCCCGAGGACGATTCGTTCGAGCGCATCGGCGAGGCGTACGACCTCGACCTCGGCATCCTCGCGTTCGGCACGGTCGGCACCATCCCCGACAAGGAGACGGGCGAACCCGAGCGCACGCGATGGTACAACGACGAGAACCAGATTATCGAGTGTGCCGAGGTACTCGAGCTCGAGACCCTGCTCCCCAGTCACTGGGACATGTGGAAGGGGCTGACCGCCGATCCGAAAGTGCTCCACCACCACGCCCGGAGCTTCGATCACCCCGAGCGACTCGAGGTCGTCGAGATCGGCGATCGGGTCGATCTCGGCTGA
- a CDS encoding DUF5805 domain-containing protein, giving the protein MSDDPGSETVVVRTYVPSYQKENWAAHADELDMSQSEYVRSMVQAGRKGFESPSEQPRSPDATPGGSGLETQVLELLRSGTYSWEELLEAVSDDIESQLDETLERLQATNQVRYSGRHGGYTLSGDIDGN; this is encoded by the coding sequence ATGAGTGACGATCCGGGTTCCGAGACCGTCGTCGTCAGAACCTACGTGCCCAGCTACCAGAAAGAGAACTGGGCCGCCCACGCCGACGAACTCGACATGAGCCAGAGCGAGTATGTAAGGAGTATGGTACAAGCCGGCCGAAAGGGGTTCGAGTCGCCATCAGAGCAACCCCGTTCTCCGGACGCCACCCCTGGGGGTAGCGGCCTCGAAACACAGGTCCTCGAGCTGCTTCGTTCCGGGACGTATTCGTGGGAAGAATTGCTCGAGGCGGTGAGCGACGACATCGAGTCTCAACTCGACGAGACGCTCGAGCGTCTCCAGGCGACGAACCAGGTTCGATACAGCGGTCGCCACGGCGGGTACACCCTGAGTGGTGATATCGATGGCAACTGA
- a CDS encoding AAA family ATPase — MSETADGEKVVEVTDSGITVRKSFTADEFPVPAVRFEFESTRDEPATVQLSEDIPESFPMDSVGFHPEYHSENWTAFQDNHVEFSGVVSPGDPLVTVYGVRLDEETDQTDFLTEPTIESVSTDEDGDEDADGGLEDEAEVDEEAADHLDETMIDDIIADDSNQVVKDMLSGEADSVPGLEDDEGGVDDGDDEESSEAEDESAEAEDDRTTEAENEDESIDLDFDESESEDTASDDADDADEDTGGFLDEDEGLDLDLGDVDTDPTPVEADEEDDEDEDAPDIDLGFDGDELPDPADEDETEDDDAPTIELDLEAAAAEADDADDADDAVDDTEDADAEDAEAEELDLEDPTDGDTDADETDVTDEQTTDAAADARPLPTDAASIGAALAEELRSGELDEDDREAIRSALDVEVDSEPPEATLSGSDAAKIEHLQSRVEELAAYTGALEEFLDENGTGEQLITEFTELVDSFEADLEAVSETVETVDERTENLEDELADTDSTVDDLEDDLERVEGHLEEVETDLQEGIDDVESSVEDVQSDVEDVQSDVEDLEEDLEEVRDEVTDITEWRDQLGSMFSE; from the coding sequence ATGAGCGAAACCGCGGATGGTGAGAAAGTGGTCGAGGTGACCGACAGTGGGATAACGGTGCGAAAGTCGTTCACCGCAGACGAGTTCCCCGTGCCGGCCGTCCGGTTCGAATTCGAATCGACGAGAGACGAACCAGCGACAGTCCAACTCTCTGAGGACATTCCCGAATCGTTCCCCATGGACAGCGTCGGCTTTCACCCGGAGTACCACAGCGAGAACTGGACGGCGTTCCAGGACAACCACGTCGAGTTCTCCGGCGTCGTCTCGCCCGGTGACCCGCTGGTCACGGTCTACGGCGTCCGCCTCGACGAGGAGACGGATCAGACCGACTTCCTGACCGAACCGACGATCGAGAGCGTGTCCACGGACGAGGACGGGGACGAGGATGCTGATGGGGGGCTGGAGGACGAAGCCGAGGTCGACGAGGAGGCGGCCGACCACCTCGACGAGACGATGATCGACGACATCATCGCCGACGATAGCAATCAGGTGGTCAAGGACATGCTGTCGGGAGAGGCCGACAGCGTGCCCGGCCTCGAGGACGACGAGGGTGGTGTGGACGATGGAGACGATGAGGAGTCGAGCGAAGCGGAGGACGAATCCGCGGAAGCCGAAGACGACAGGACCACAGAAGCTGAAAACGAGGACGAGTCGATCGACCTCGACTTCGACGAATCGGAAAGCGAGGATACGGCTTCCGACGACGCTGACGACGCTGACGAAGACACCGGCGGCTTCCTCGACGAGGACGAAGGACTCGACCTCGACCTGGGCGACGTCGACACCGATCCGACCCCCGTCGAGGCGGATGAAGAAGACGACGAGGACGAGGACGCCCCCGACATCGACCTCGGTTTCGACGGCGATGAACTGCCGGATCCCGCAGACGAGGACGAAACGGAAGACGACGACGCGCCGACGATCGAACTCGACCTCGAGGCGGCGGCCGCTGAGGCGGACGACGCAGACGATGCAGACGACGCGGTAGACGATACCGAAGACGCCGACGCCGAAGATGCCGAGGCAGAGGAACTGGACCTCGAGGATCCCACCGACGGCGATACGGACGCGGACGAAACCGACGTGACCGACGAGCAGACCACAGACGCGGCGGCCGACGCTCGACCGCTTCCGACCGACGCCGCGTCCATCGGCGCGGCCCTCGCCGAAGAACTCCGCTCCGGTGAACTCGACGAGGACGACCGCGAGGCGATCCGGTCGGCCCTGGACGTTGAGGTCGACTCCGAACCACCGGAGGCCACCCTCTCGGGAAGCGACGCCGCGAAGATCGAGCACCTCCAGTCCCGGGTCGAAGAACTCGCCGCCTACACCGGCGCGCTCGAGGAGTTCCTCGACGAGAACGGGACCGGCGAACAGCTCATCACCGAGTTCACGGAGCTAGTCGACTCGTTCGAGGCCGACCTCGAGGCGGTCAGCGAGACGGTCGAAACCGTCGACGAACGTACCGAGAACCTCGAGGACGAACTCGCTGATACCGATTCGACGGTCGACGACCTCGAGGACGATCTGGAGCGCGTCGAAGGCCACCTCGAGGAAGTCGAAACCGATCTGCAGGAAGGTATCGACGACGTCGAATCGTCGGTCGAGGACGTCCAGTCGGACGTCGAGGATGTCCAATCGGACGTCGAAGACCTCGAGGAGGACCTCGAGGAGGTTCGAGACGAGGTCACGGACATCACGGAGTGGCGCGATCAGCTGGGTTCGATGTTTTCGGAGTAG
- a CDS encoding superoxide dismutase, with protein sequence MHRPTPDRRTVLQTLGIAAGTAILGSTTSGVSADDHDADSQTQMSYELPELSYDYDALEPHIDERIMELHHSKHHQGYVDGANEALETFEEMRADGDFEDIQAAKRDFSFNLSGHVNHVVFWETMSPNGGGDPDGELREALEADFGSIENFRAEFTAAAEGVEGGGWAMLFYDPLADGLVIGQLEGQNDLAHQGSVPILALDVWEHAYYLQYENDRSAYVEEWWNVVDWDGVTCYHQAATDAQARPPEDCKQNC encoded by the coding sequence ATGCATCGGCCAACACCTGACAGACGAACCGTCCTCCAGACGCTCGGTATCGCGGCCGGCACGGCGATACTGGGCTCGACGACGTCCGGTGTCTCGGCAGACGACCACGACGCGGACTCACAGACGCAAATGAGCTACGAACTCCCCGAACTCTCCTATGACTACGACGCGCTCGAACCGCACATCGACGAACGCATTATGGAACTGCACCACAGCAAACACCACCAGGGGTACGTCGACGGCGCGAACGAGGCCCTCGAGACGTTCGAGGAGATGCGTGCCGACGGCGACTTCGAGGATATCCAGGCGGCGAAGCGCGACTTCTCGTTCAACCTGTCCGGTCACGTCAACCACGTCGTCTTCTGGGAGACGATGAGTCCGAACGGCGGCGGCGACCCCGACGGCGAGTTGCGGGAGGCCCTCGAGGCCGACTTCGGTTCGATCGAGAACTTCCGCGCGGAGTTCACCGCGGCGGCCGAGGGCGTCGAGGGCGGCGGCTGGGCGATGCTGTTCTACGACCCGCTCGCGGACGGACTCGTGATCGGCCAGCTCGAGGGACAGAACGACCTCGCTCACCAGGGGTCGGTGCCGATCCTCGCGCTCGACGTCTGGGAGCACGCCTACTACCTGCAGTACGAGAACGACCGGTCGGCCTACGTCGAAGAGTGGTGGAACGTCGTCGACTGGGACGGTGTCACGTGTTACCACCAGGCGGCGACCGACGCCCAGGCTCGGCCACCGGAAGACTGTAAACAGAACTGCTAA
- a CDS encoding tyrosine-type recombinase/integrase: protein MATDRASEPATIEEPVSYFLEEQRYHGKSERTVEAYERVLGQFESFVEDESGVSPANATRRECMAWVHSLRGRLEPSTIATYASYVHRFYDYMTRVEAFEGNPMSLVVEEMNESIDTNPTRREISIPEMRSFVGDLAHPLERAVVVTLLKTGMRVGELCNLDLRDLHTDFETVDLEWTPQVQLEARPDSLYVDEKPVRGAVVNGEERTASNKRKRGTVIPVDSELQAVLAEWLAIRPDARSTAEPLFLDTGDSWGRRLEPSDVRYIVEEHARRRGWYRTGGGASENVTPHYFRHFFTTHLRDRTGDRGVVKYLRGDVASDVIDTYTHDWGDQVRTVYEANIYSLGV, encoded by the coding sequence ATGGCAACTGACCGAGCGAGCGAGCCAGCCACGATCGAGGAGCCAGTATCCTACTTCCTCGAAGAGCAACGCTATCACGGCAAGAGCGAGCGGACGGTCGAGGCCTACGAACGCGTGCTCGGACAGTTCGAGTCGTTCGTCGAGGACGAGAGCGGTGTCTCGCCTGCGAACGCGACCCGACGGGAGTGTATGGCCTGGGTGCACTCCCTGCGAGGCCGTCTCGAGCCGAGTACGATCGCCACCTACGCCTCCTACGTCCACCGGTTTTACGACTACATGACCCGCGTCGAGGCCTTCGAGGGGAATCCGATGTCGCTGGTTGTCGAAGAGATGAACGAATCGATCGACACGAACCCGACCAGGCGTGAGATTTCGATTCCCGAAATGCGGTCGTTTGTCGGCGACCTCGCACACCCTCTCGAGCGTGCCGTGGTCGTCACCCTCCTCAAGACGGGAATGCGTGTCGGCGAACTCTGCAACCTGGATCTACGCGATCTCCACACCGATTTCGAGACGGTCGATCTCGAGTGGACGCCGCAGGTCCAGCTCGAGGCCCGTCCCGATTCGCTGTACGTCGACGAGAAGCCGGTTCGCGGTGCGGTCGTCAACGGAGAGGAGCGGACGGCGTCGAACAAGCGCAAGCGGGGGACCGTTATCCCGGTCGATTCGGAGCTACAGGCGGTTCTCGCCGAGTGGCTGGCGATTCGACCCGACGCGCGGTCGACGGCCGAACCGCTCTTTCTGGACACTGGTGACAGCTGGGGACGGCGCCTCGAGCCCTCGGACGTGCGCTATATCGTCGAGGAACACGCCCGCAGGCGAGGCTGGTATCGGACCGGCGGCGGCGCGAGCGAGAACGTGACGCCCCACTACTTCCGACACTTCTTCACGACCCATCTCCGCGACCGAACGGGAGACCGCGGGGTCGTCAAGTATCTGCGCGGGGACGTCGCGAGCGACGTCATCGATACGTACACCCACGACTGGGGGGATCAAGTCCGAACGGTGTACGAAGCGAACATCTACTCGCTGGGAGTCTGA